A genome region from Lentisphaerota bacterium includes the following:
- a CDS encoding DUF2399 domain-containing protein, with the protein MTKEFWQDRLERCPGLRPWLLRAVRRAAAGEALPATLTLGEVPQEKAVRRALEEIFPGCREEAGRLKARLEDGLRNPVRWQPLVELLGVAAQAAKPSNTSDALVVRTLQRLKLLHPDACACIDTLRDSESILRFFRSCPTASDDLVRLFDALAALRAAPTGITLSELGATCFNDSKALRAGARRQQLEHLIRVQAGNPDDPPETLLAAAGVIENPYTAHVVVFAPFSYRTRAGEWLDWPHCLWSRGEAALLSCEAVRGLTAVRLEAPCPCLTTSENAAPYLRLVERLRPGLYTEGYPNAAVRTLLRRFAQEGVTAVHWGDSDLDGLRIAEQIARVLPTRLYMPPDAETLARARLPLDDAQRRRAERFLDNHPDFPYADRLRHTLAHGWLEQEQTMEMFFDV; encoded by the coding sequence ATGACCAAGGAGTTTTGGCAAGATCGGCTGGAACGCTGCCCCGGTTTGAGGCCATGGCTGCTGCGCGCGGTGAGGCGGGCGGCCGCCGGTGAGGCGCTGCCCGCCACGCTCACCCTCGGCGAGGTGCCGCAGGAGAAGGCGGTGCGCCGCGCGCTGGAGGAGATCTTTCCCGGCTGCCGCGAGGAGGCGGGCCGCCTGAAAGCGCGGCTTGAGGACGGCCTGCGTAACCCCGTCCGCTGGCAGCCGCTGGTTGAGCTGCTGGGCGTGGCGGCCCAGGCGGCAAAGCCGTCAAACACCAGTGACGCGCTTGTGGTGCGCACACTGCAACGGCTCAAGCTGCTACACCCGGATGCATGCGCTTGCATTGACACGCTGCGGGATTCCGAGTCAATCCTCCGTTTCTTCAGAAGCTGCCCCACGGCATCGGACGATCTGGTCCGGCTCTTTGACGCGCTCGCCGCCTTGCGCGCCGCACCGACCGGCATCACCCTCTCCGAGCTGGGCGCGACCTGTTTCAACGACAGCAAGGCCCTGCGCGCTGGCGCGCGACGTCAGCAGTTGGAGCACCTGATCCGGGTGCAGGCGGGCAATCCGGACGATCCGCCGGAGACGCTCCTCGCCGCCGCCGGCGTCATTGAGAACCCCTACACGGCGCATGTTGTGGTTTTCGCGCCCTTCTCCTACCGCACGCGGGCGGGCGAGTGGCTCGACTGGCCGCATTGCCTGTGGAGCAGGGGCGAGGCGGCGCTGCTTTCGTGCGAGGCGGTGCGGGGTCTGACCGCCGTGCGTTTGGAGGCGCCCTGCCCATGCCTCACCACCAGCGAAAACGCGGCGCCGTATTTGCGGCTGGTCGAGCGGCTGCGCCCCGGCCTCTACACCGAGGGGTACCCGAACGCGGCCGTGCGGACGCTGTTACGCCGGTTCGCGCAAGAGGGTGTGACGGCGGTGCACTGGGGCGATAGCGACCTCGACGGCCTGCGCATCGCCGAACAGATCGCCCGCGTACTGCCGACCCGCCTCTACATGCCGCCGGACGCGGAAACGCTGGCGCGCGCGCGGCTGCCGCTTGACGACGCCCAGCGCCGACGCGCCGAGCGCTTCCTCGACAACCATCCCGATTTTCCGTATGCGGACCGCCTGCGCCACACCCTCGCCCATGGCTGGTTGGAGCAGGAGCAGACCATGGAGATGTTTTTCGACGTGTGA